In Paenibacillus sp. 1781tsa1, one DNA window encodes the following:
- a CDS encoding response regulator: protein MEITSDSHVAKKYRVLIADDEPIIREGIRDAIDWTTLGMEVVGEAEDGEEALERAADLGVDIVLVDMNMPFLNGIELIRALQQKCPGCRYLIISGHDEFAYAQEAVRLGVEDYILKPVQAEQLHAALERLHRRLTEEHQRTVYVQQAAHQIERNIPLLRQRFMLEWLEGQAAGKVLTEQLEFLRLPAVPPMQIGIVRWPAAEARQTILRENDRQLFLFAVENIISELLADLPHVLFRDVSGLIGMCLWQEAPEDIESLLEQQVSSCLNIAIHAHLETHAGTLEETPDTYRHCRERVYEEVQLSPLVRRAKQLIQEEYAERELTLESLASRLQVSAVYLSRVLKKELNDSFVTLVTHARIRKAIQLLDSTTLPMHTIAERVGYDTQHYFSTAFKKTMGISPVQYRKNGGTAYRPSAN, encoded by the coding sequence ATGGAGATTACGTCGGATAGCCACGTCGCGAAGAAGTATCGCGTGCTCATCGCTGATGATGAACCGATCATTCGTGAGGGAATTCGGGATGCAATTGACTGGACAACTCTCGGGATGGAGGTTGTAGGTGAAGCGGAAGACGGTGAGGAAGCGCTGGAACGGGCGGCTGACTTGGGTGTGGATATTGTTCTCGTTGATATGAATATGCCATTCCTGAACGGAATCGAACTAATCCGTGCCCTTCAGCAGAAGTGCCCAGGCTGTCGTTACCTGATCATCTCCGGACATGATGAATTTGCATATGCGCAGGAGGCGGTTCGTCTAGGCGTAGAGGATTACATCTTAAAGCCTGTACAAGCAGAACAATTACATGCTGCGCTTGAGCGATTACATCGGCGACTTACGGAAGAGCACCAGAGGACGGTCTATGTCCAACAGGCAGCTCATCAGATTGAACGGAATATCCCGCTGCTTCGCCAGCGATTTATGCTGGAGTGGCTGGAAGGTCAGGCTGCAGGGAAGGTTCTGACGGAACAGCTTGAGTTTTTGCGTCTGCCCGCAGTTCCACCTATGCAGATAGGGATTGTGCGGTGGCCTGCCGCTGAGGCACGTCAGACGATACTGAGAGAGAATGATCGTCAGTTGTTTCTGTTTGCAGTGGAAAATATAATCAGTGAACTGCTGGCTGACCTGCCACATGTTCTGTTTCGGGACGTAAGCGGGTTGATCGGCATGTGTCTGTGGCAGGAAGCTCCCGAAGACATAGAGTCCCTTCTGGAACAGCAGGTCAGTTCATGCCTGAATATTGCCATTCATGCTCATCTGGAGACACATGCAGGGACACTGGAAGAAACGCCGGATACGTACCGTCATTGCCGTGAACGGGTATACGAAGAAGTGCAGTTGTCCCCTCTGGTTCGCCGGGCAAAACAACTAATTCAAGAAGAGTATGCCGAGCGGGAACTAACGTTGGAATCGCTCGCTTCCCGCCTGCAAGTATCTGCCGTATATCTTAGTCGTGTGCTGAAGAAAGAGCTGAATGATTCTTTCGTCACGCTTGTCACGCATGCTCGCATTCGCAAAGCCATACAGCTGTTGGACTCCACAACACTGCCGATGCACACCATAGCCGAGCGTGTAGGTTACGACACCCAGCATTATTTCAGCACCGCGTTCAAAAAAACAATGGGCATTTCACCAGTACAGTATCGAAAGAACGGAGGAACGGCTTATCGTCCTTCGGCGAATTGA
- the mgtE gene encoding magnesium transporter: protein MNGSHTKKDFSVEEITEQLVQHVQSRNLPDFYKLVKELHPYDLSLVYKKFPEEETNRFLLLFKPDALADLAETLKLHEQIQLFERLGPERTLEVMQQMDKSDLIRFMHDLPAKRREELLSTMNLDHSAIIRSLLNYPPETAGRIMTDRYRTLLAHETAREALRQSQGTMHISASSYLYVTDNEGKLVGVVSYRSLALADDKTQVEELMTRRVIHATVDMDQEEAAQLLQRYEFMALPVVDENHRLCGIIQMDDVIDIIMDEASEDLAKMGGGGKDIDFDTKPLVAVRRRLPWLILLLLIGLISGSIVDFFEDTLNQVVALAFFMPMIAGMTGNTGTQSLAVVVRGLIGRKLDKATVLALIGREIKVGIMIGLVCGLLITVIAYVWQGDWLLGAIIGVSLFFTLVIGTLTGTCIPLLLSRFKVDPAVASGPLITTLNDILSLFIYFGIATRFLDALM from the coding sequence ATGAACGGATCTCATACCAAGAAAGATTTCTCCGTGGAGGAGATCACAGAACAACTCGTGCAACATGTGCAATCCCGGAACCTTCCCGATTTCTATAAATTGGTGAAAGAACTGCATCCCTACGACCTCTCACTCGTATATAAAAAGTTTCCTGAAGAAGAAACCAATCGCTTTCTTCTCCTGTTCAAACCGGATGCTCTGGCGGATCTCGCCGAGACCCTGAAGCTGCACGAACAGATTCAACTGTTTGAACGACTCGGGCCGGAACGAACGCTTGAAGTCATGCAGCAGATGGACAAAAGTGATCTGATCCGGTTCATGCACGATTTGCCTGCCAAACGCAGAGAAGAATTGCTGTCCACCATGAATCTGGACCACTCTGCCATTATTCGGTCCCTGCTTAATTATCCGCCGGAGACGGCTGGACGCATCATGACGGACCGATATCGGACCTTGCTCGCCCATGAGACAGCCAGGGAAGCCTTACGTCAATCGCAAGGCACCATGCATATCTCGGCCTCCAGTTACCTCTATGTGACCGATAATGAAGGTAAACTGGTCGGCGTTGTGAGTTATCGATCCCTTGCCTTGGCTGACGACAAGACCCAGGTTGAAGAACTGATGACCCGACGGGTAATCCACGCAACGGTTGATATGGACCAGGAAGAAGCAGCACAGCTTCTGCAACGCTATGAGTTTATGGCGCTTCCAGTGGTAGATGAGAATCACAGGTTATGCGGTATTATCCAAATGGATGATGTCATCGATATTATTATGGATGAAGCCAGTGAAGATTTGGCCAAGATGGGTGGGGGCGGCAAGGATATTGACTTTGATACCAAACCACTCGTTGCCGTCAGACGCAGACTCCCTTGGCTCATTCTATTGCTGCTGATTGGCCTAATCTCGGGAAGCATCGTGGATTTTTTCGAGGATACACTGAATCAGGTTGTCGCACTGGCATTCTTTATGCCGATGATCGCGGGTATGACCGGTAATACAGGTACACAATCTCTGGCTGTCGTGGTACGAGGACTAATCGGACGCAAACTCGACAAGGCCACCGTACTCGCACTGATTGGTCGGGAGATCAAAGTGGGCATCATGATTGGATTGGTCTGTGGATTGCTGATCACCGTCATTGCTTATGTCTGGCAAGGGGACTGGCTGCTTGGCGCCATTATTGGGGTGTCTCTGTTCTTCACTCTTGTCATTGGTACACTGACCGGTACCTGCATCCCGCTTCTGCTTAGTCGTTTCAAAGTCGACCCGGCTGTTGCCTCTGGCCCATTAATCACCACATTAAATGATATCTTGTCCCTGTTTATCTATTTTGGAATCGCCACACGTTTTCTCGATGCCTTAATGTAA
- a CDS encoding methylated-DNA--[protein]-cysteine S-methyltransferase, translating to MRKKLMYTTMQLDGRPWVLLATEQGLCRVVMPNETLEDWNGWIQKVAPGVELEENEHALKQTGMMDWLQSYFAGEPMAYTDAIPLDLIGTNFQQEVWRELGRVPYGEIRTYGDIAAAVGRPSAVRAVGAANGANPIPVLLPCHRIIGANRKLTGFRGGLEMKRRLLDIEQIEGVTDGGHARFHF from the coding sequence ATGAGAAAAAAGTTGATGTACACCACGATGCAGTTGGACGGTCGTCCATGGGTGCTGCTCGCTACGGAACAGGGATTGTGCCGAGTGGTTATGCCCAACGAAACACTGGAAGATTGGAACGGCTGGATACAGAAAGTTGCACCTGGCGTGGAACTGGAAGAGAACGAACATGCGCTGAAACAAACAGGCATGATGGACTGGTTACAGTCCTATTTTGCAGGAGAACCGATGGCTTATACAGATGCAATCCCACTGGACTTGATCGGAACGAACTTCCAGCAGGAGGTATGGAGAGAGCTAGGGCGTGTGCCTTATGGTGAAATTCGTACCTATGGTGATATAGCTGCTGCGGTTGGAAGACCTTCGGCTGTGCGAGCGGTTGGGGCTGCCAATGGGGCCAATCCGATTCCGGTTCTATTACCCTGCCACCGCATTATCGGGGCCAATCGCAAGCTGACCGGGTTCCGTGGAGGTCTGGAGATGAAGCGCAGGCTGCTGGATATCGAACAGATTGAAGGTGTGACCGATGGAGGGCATGCGCGGTTTCATTTTTAA
- the mmsB gene encoding multiple monosaccharide ABC transporter permease translates to MEMITKLFKNNIRQYGMIIALVVIMLLFEVLTGGLLLKPINITNLILQNSYILVLAIGMVLVIITGHIDLSVGSIAAFVGAVAAIMMVDWQLPAWLAVIASLLVGALIGAWQGFWIAYVRIPAFIVTLAGMLLFRGLTMIVLEGQSISPFPGGFQKISSGFLPDIHFSGFGLVSIIVGLVLTVWYIVNELRERRSQRKYGFEVVSQGLFLLKLIVVAAVTNLFTFVLASYAGIPNILVLLFVLIIVYSFVMNRTVMGRHVYALGGNEKAAGLSGVKTKKVTFWVFVNMGTLAAVSGLIFAARLNAATPRAGTNFELDAIAACFIGGASASGGIGTVFGAIIGGLVMGVLNNGMSLIGLGIDWQQGIKGLVLLLAVAFDIYNKNKRSA, encoded by the coding sequence ATGGAAATGATAACTAAACTGTTCAAAAATAATATCCGTCAATACGGCATGATAATTGCCCTGGTAGTGATTATGCTCTTGTTCGAGGTACTGACAGGCGGGCTGTTGCTCAAGCCGATTAATATAACGAATCTGATCTTGCAGAACAGCTACATTTTGGTGCTGGCGATCGGGATGGTGCTGGTCATCATTACCGGACATATTGACTTGTCTGTTGGTTCCATTGCAGCATTTGTTGGTGCTGTTGCCGCAATTATGATGGTAGATTGGCAGCTTCCGGCCTGGCTTGCGGTCATCGCATCCTTGCTGGTAGGCGCTTTGATCGGTGCATGGCAAGGCTTCTGGATTGCATATGTACGAATTCCGGCATTTATCGTGACGCTGGCAGGGATGCTTCTGTTCCGCGGTTTGACGATGATTGTGCTGGAGGGACAGTCGATCTCTCCTTTTCCGGGTGGATTCCAGAAAATAAGCTCGGGTTTCCTGCCGGACATTCACTTCTCAGGCTTTGGTCTGGTATCCATTATTGTGGGTCTTGTACTCACCGTCTGGTACATTGTCAATGAACTGCGGGAACGCCGTTCCCAGCGAAAATATGGCTTCGAGGTTGTGTCACAGGGACTATTTCTGCTCAAGTTGATTGTGGTGGCTGCCGTGACAAATCTGTTTACATTTGTACTCGCGAGTTACGCGGGGATTCCGAATATTTTGGTCCTGCTGTTTGTCCTGATCATCGTATACTCCTTTGTGATGAACCGTACCGTTATGGGACGGCATGTGTATGCACTTGGAGGTAATGAGAAGGCCGCGGGACTGTCCGGAGTGAAAACAAAAAAAGTAACCTTCTGGGTTTTCGTGAACATGGGTACGCTTGCCGCGGTATCCGGGTTGATCTTCGCCGCACGTCTGAATGCCGCTACGCCAAGAGCGGGTACCAACTTTGAACTGGATGCCATTGCAGCCTGCTTCATCGGAGGTGCTTCCGCTTCAGGGGGCATAGGTACAGTATTTGGTGCCATCATCGGTGGTTTGGTTATGGGTGTGCTGAATAACGGGATGTCCTTGATTGGTCTCGGTATTGACTGGCAGCAGGGAATTAAGGGATTGGTCCTGCTGCTCGCTGTAGCGTTTGATATCTATAATAAAAATAAAAGATCGGCGTAA
- a CDS encoding GNAT family N-acetyltransferase, whose protein sequence is MKIEYATEADYDYIMDRDRHIHHAIVKTKINEKEIFILWDEDEGSRVGWMRYGYFWDNLPFMNMIWIDEPYRNGGYGKKVVHHWESLMKQQGFDTVMTSTQSDEHAQHFYRKLGYVDAGALLLDTQPLEIILIKKI, encoded by the coding sequence ATGAAGATTGAATATGCAACGGAAGCTGACTACGACTATATCATGGATAGAGATCGGCATATCCATCATGCAATTGTGAAAACGAAGATCAATGAGAAAGAAATATTCATCCTATGGGACGAGGACGAGGGATCAAGAGTTGGATGGATGAGGTACGGTTACTTTTGGGACAACCTTCCCTTCATGAATATGATCTGGATAGATGAACCCTACCGAAACGGCGGATATGGCAAAAAAGTGGTGCATCACTGGGAAAGTCTAATGAAGCAACAAGGCTTTGATACCGTGATGACTTCAACGCAATCAGACGAGCATGCCCAACATTTCTATCGAAAGCTGGGGTATGTTGATGCAGGGGCTCTGTTGCTGGATACACAACCCTTGGAGATTATATTGATCAAGAAAATCTAG
- a CDS encoding amidohydrolase encodes MKQAYWLTNVTVERGYVREGEQVTGTRTSPAHLRIEDGRIAAIVEGNDPLSIDLPQVDGKGLLLLPSFEEAHIHLDKTYYDGPWTAVKRIYSIFERIEEEKVLLPKLLPDAKRQAESILTLIQGHGSTHVRSHCNIEPVSGLKRLEATRQALESFSGKISSEIVAFPQHGLLRSHSVELMGQAMQEGATHVGGLDPHTVDEDIEKSLNAMVELAVQHQAGIDIHLHDGGQAGKQTLLELVNLTEAAGLQGKVTVSHAFWFARAEQQEAEDMAQRMASLGMSIASTVPIGRTMMPLPMLHRMGVNVKLATDSLTDHWSPFGNGDLLEKAGRFAELYGYSDELSLSQSLAFVTGGVTPLDSQGEQVWPKVGDTASFVLVHASCSAEAVARRSARQAVWYKGQLVSGSTAD; translated from the coding sequence ATGAAACAGGCTTATTGGTTAACAAACGTGACTGTGGAGCGGGGTTATGTTCGGGAGGGAGAACAGGTGACGGGGACACGGACAAGCCCCGCTCATCTTCGGATTGAAGATGGACGGATTGCCGCGATTGTAGAAGGAAACGACCCGCTGTCTATCGATCTGCCACAAGTAGATGGCAAGGGACTGCTACTGCTGCCTTCGTTCGAGGAGGCACATATTCATCTGGATAAAACGTACTACGATGGGCCGTGGACAGCGGTTAAACGTATCTACAGTATTTTCGAACGTATTGAAGAAGAGAAGGTTCTGTTGCCCAAGCTGCTACCAGATGCGAAGCGTCAAGCGGAGAGTATTCTGACCTTGATTCAGGGGCACGGCTCCACTCATGTGCGTAGTCATTGCAATATTGAACCCGTCAGTGGCTTGAAAAGACTGGAAGCTACACGGCAGGCTCTGGAATCATTTTCGGGCAAAATCTCTTCGGAGATCGTGGCTTTCCCGCAGCATGGACTGCTTCGCTCCCATTCAGTGGAGCTTATGGGCCAAGCGATGCAGGAAGGTGCAACACATGTGGGTGGGCTCGATCCCCATACCGTGGACGAAGACATCGAGAAATCACTGAATGCCATGGTCGAACTGGCTGTTCAGCACCAGGCGGGCATTGACATACATCTGCATGATGGAGGGCAGGCCGGCAAACAAACGCTGTTGGAACTCGTCAATTTGACCGAAGCAGCAGGGCTTCAGGGCAAAGTTACCGTGAGTCATGCGTTTTGGTTCGCCCGCGCAGAACAGCAGGAAGCGGAAGATATGGCGCAGCGAATGGCTTCGCTTGGGATGAGCATTGCTTCCACGGTGCCCATTGGCAGAACGATGATGCCTCTTCCCATGCTCCATCGTATGGGCGTGAACGTGAAGCTGGCCACAGACAGCCTGACAGATCATTGGTCTCCTTTTGGCAATGGGGATCTGCTTGAGAAAGCGGGACGCTTCGCAGAACTGTACGGATATAGTGATGAATTGTCCTTGTCTCAATCTTTGGCGTTCGTAACAGGGGGTGTGACACCGCTGGATTCACAAGGGGAACAAGTCTGGCCGAAGGTGGGAGACACAGCGAGTTTTGTGTTGGTCCACGCAAGTTGTTCGGCGGAAGCCGTTGCGCGGCGATCTGCGCGGCAGGCCGTATGGTACAAGGGGCAATTGGTGAGCGGATCAACAGCGGATTGA
- the mmsA gene encoding multiple monosaccharide ABC transporter ATP-binding protein — MAGIILEMKNITKTFPGVKALENVNLKVREGEIHSICGENGAGKSTLMKVLSGVYPHGTYEGDILFQGKKCEFKDIKQSEDLGIVIIHQELALIPYLSIAENIYLGNERAHRGIVDWKETFVGTRELLSKVGLSENPNTLVSNIGVGKQQLVEIAKALSKKVRLLILDEPTAALNEDDSENLLQLMLEFKKQGIACILISHKLNEVSKVSDSVTILRDGKTIETLDMKKEKVTEDRIISGMVGRDLTSRYPERHATIGEIILEVKDWTVYHEHHAERKVLDQIHMNIRRGEIVGIAGLMGAGRTELAMSIFGKSYGRNITGQLIKNGKPIQNNTVTEAIQNGFAYVTEDRKEYGLILMDDIKRNISLTGLGKLTRNAVVNEREEVLVAEEMKKSMNIKAPSILQKTGNLSGGNQQKVVLSKWIFAGPDILILDEPTRGIDVGAKFEIYTIIHRLAAEGKGVLVISSELPEVLGLCDRIYVMNAGRITGEVSREQASQETLMRYMTKSGGGKHGNDN, encoded by the coding sequence ATGGCCGGAATCATTCTGGAAATGAAGAACATCACCAAGACCTTTCCTGGCGTTAAAGCGCTGGAAAATGTCAATCTGAAAGTCCGTGAAGGCGAAATTCATTCGATATGTGGTGAGAATGGTGCAGGTAAATCTACGTTGATGAAAGTGTTGAGTGGAGTATATCCACATGGCACGTATGAAGGCGACATTTTATTCCAGGGCAAAAAATGTGAGTTCAAGGATATCAAGCAGAGCGAGGATCTGGGAATTGTCATTATACATCAGGAGTTGGCCCTGATTCCCTACCTTTCGATCGCGGAAAATATATATCTGGGCAATGAACGTGCCCACAGAGGCATTGTGGACTGGAAAGAGACATTTGTGGGTACACGGGAGCTGCTCTCGAAGGTGGGGCTGAGCGAAAATCCGAATACACTCGTATCCAATATCGGGGTAGGCAAACAGCAACTGGTCGAAATTGCGAAAGCGCTCTCCAAGAAGGTAAGACTGCTCATCCTGGATGAGCCAACCGCTGCGCTGAACGAGGACGATAGTGAAAATCTGCTGCAATTGATGTTGGAATTCAAGAAGCAGGGCATCGCCTGTATCCTGATCTCGCACAAGCTGAATGAGGTATCCAAGGTGTCTGATTCCGTGACCATTTTACGGGACGGCAAGACGATTGAGACGTTGGATATGAAGAAGGAGAAAGTGACGGAGGACCGGATTATTAGCGGGATGGTAGGACGTGATCTCACCAGTCGTTACCCGGAGCGTCATGCCACCATAGGTGAAATTATCCTTGAGGTGAAGGACTGGACGGTATATCACGAACATCATGCCGAGCGGAAAGTACTGGATCAGATCCATATGAATATCCGACGTGGTGAGATTGTCGGGATTGCCGGGCTGATGGGGGCTGGGCGTACCGAGCTGGCCATGAGTATCTTTGGCAAATCCTATGGCCGGAATATTACGGGACAGCTCATCAAGAATGGTAAACCCATTCAAAACAATACGGTCACGGAGGCCATTCAGAATGGATTCGCTTATGTGACAGAAGACCGTAAGGAATACGGACTCATTCTGATGGATGACATCAAGCGCAACATCTCCTTAACGGGTCTCGGCAAGCTGACGCGAAACGCGGTAGTGAACGAGCGCGAAGAAGTGCTGGTAGCGGAAGAGATGAAGAAAAGCATGAACATCAAAGCCCCAAGTATTTTGCAGAAGACCGGTAATCTGAGTGGTGGTAACCAGCAAAAAGTGGTGCTCAGCAAATGGATTTTTGCGGGACCGGATATTCTTATTCTGGATGAACCTACACGCGGGATTGATGTGGGAGCGAAATTCGAAATCTATACCATCATTCATCGGCTTGCTGCGGAGGGCAAGGGCGTACTGGTAATCTCATCCGAGCTTCCGGAGGTTCTTGGCCTGTGTGACCGGATCTACGTAATGAATGCCGGACGAATTACCGGTGAAGTCAGCCGGGAGCAAGCATCGCAGGAAACGTTGATGAGATATATGACCAAGTCTGGAGGCGGCAAGCATGGAAATGATAACTAA
- a CDS encoding DNA alkylation repair protein, with protein sequence MEVDIRTQLLSMVEPEYQKFSAALIPNITNVLGVRLPALRKIAKQIAAGDWRTYLETAEDKYFEEVMLQAMVIGHVQADLDELLKAIETFVPKIDNWSVCDSFCAGLKYTKVHSEPMWAFLQPYLRSDQEYEIRFGVVMLLNFYLNERYIDQVLSAFDQIRHEAYYVKMAVAWAISMAYVKQPEVTMRYLKHNTLDDFTYNKALQKITESYRVDPESKQMIRSMKRKVKKQITS encoded by the coding sequence GTGGAAGTAGATATCAGAACACAATTGCTCAGCATGGTTGAGCCGGAGTATCAGAAATTCTCGGCTGCGCTTATTCCCAACATCACGAATGTACTAGGTGTAAGATTGCCAGCCTTACGAAAGATTGCCAAGCAGATTGCTGCCGGGGATTGGCGCACGTATCTGGAAACGGCAGAGGATAAATATTTTGAAGAAGTGATGTTGCAAGCCATGGTCATTGGACATGTACAGGCTGATCTGGACGAGCTGTTAAAGGCTATTGAAACATTTGTACCGAAGATTGACAACTGGTCGGTGTGCGACAGCTTCTGTGCGGGACTGAAATATACGAAGGTCCATTCGGAGCCCATGTGGGCGTTCTTGCAGCCCTATCTGAGATCAGATCAGGAATATGAAATCCGGTTTGGTGTGGTTATGCTGTTGAATTTTTATCTGAATGAGAGATATATCGATCAGGTTCTATCCGCATTCGATCAGATTAGGCACGAGGCGTATTATGTGAAAATGGCAGTTGCTTGGGCCATCTCAATGGCTTATGTGAAACAACCTGAAGTGACCATGCGTTATCTAAAGCATAATACCTTGGACGATTTTACGTATAATAAGGCACTTCAGAAAATCACGGAATCTTATCGCGTTGATCCAGAGAGCAAGCAGATGATCCGCAGTATGAAACGTAAGGTGAAAAAGCAGATTACCTCCTAG
- the chvE gene encoding multiple monosaccharide ABC transporter substrate-binding protein, whose translation MKKGAMLIWLLVMTLMLSACNLAESGPGSKEKGYVGISMPTKSSERWVGDGENMVRLFQEQGYKTDLQYAEDVVENQISQIENMITKGVDVMVIASVDGNTLTDVIKKAHDEGIQVISYDRLIRNTPYLTYYATFDNFKVGVLQASYIEQKLGLKDGKGPYNIELFGGSPDDNNAYFFFDGAMSVLKPYIESGKLVVRSKQMTMSQIATLRWDGALAQSRMDNLLSAYYSGDHLDAVLSPYDGISIGIISSLKGIGYGTSNKPLPVITGQDAELASIKSIVAGEQTQTVFKDTRKLAEKTVEMANSILQGKQAEVNDEKSYNNGIKIVPAYLLDPISVDRTNVEQDIVGTQYYTKEEIGLK comes from the coding sequence ATGAAAAAAGGAGCAATGCTCATCTGGCTTCTGGTGATGACTCTGATGCTCTCGGCCTGCAATCTGGCAGAGAGTGGTCCAGGCAGCAAGGAAAAGGGATATGTCGGTATATCGATGCCGACCAAATCATCAGAGCGATGGGTGGGAGATGGGGAGAATATGGTCCGTCTCTTCCAGGAGCAGGGGTACAAAACCGATCTCCAGTATGCTGAGGATGTAGTCGAGAATCAGATTTCACAGATTGAGAACATGATCACCAAAGGTGTGGATGTGATGGTCATCGCGTCTGTGGATGGCAACACACTGACAGATGTAATCAAGAAGGCGCATGATGAAGGGATCCAGGTGATCTCGTATGATCGACTCATTCGCAATACGCCTTATTTGACCTATTATGCCACGTTCGACAATTTTAAGGTGGGTGTGCTTCAAGCCTCCTACATTGAACAAAAGCTTGGACTCAAGGATGGAAAAGGACCGTATAACATTGAGTTGTTTGGCGGCTCCCCAGATGATAATAATGCCTATTTCTTCTTCGACGGCGCGATGTCTGTGCTTAAGCCGTACATTGAATCCGGCAAACTGGTCGTACGCAGCAAGCAGATGACGATGTCTCAGATTGCGACCTTGCGCTGGGACGGTGCACTGGCCCAGTCACGGATGGATAACCTTCTGAGTGCCTATTACTCAGGTGATCATCTGGATGCCGTGTTATCTCCTTATGATGGAATCAGTATTGGTATCATCTCATCTTTGAAAGGGATCGGTTACGGTACTTCGAACAAGCCACTTCCTGTTATTACAGGACAGGATGCCGAACTTGCCTCGATCAAGTCGATTGTGGCCGGGGAACAGACGCAGACCGTGTTCAAGGATACGCGGAAGCTAGCGGAGAAGACGGTGGAGATGGCCAATAGTATTTTGCAAGGGAAACAGGCGGAAGTTAATGATGAAAAATCATATAACAACGGAATTAAGATTGTTCCAGCGTATCTCCTAGATCCTATCTCCGTGGATCGTACCAATGTGGAACAGGATATCGTGGGTACCCAGTATTACACGAAAGAAGAAATCGGACTGAAATAA